Proteins from a genomic interval of Vreelandella profundi:
- the ubiH gene encoding 2-octaprenyl-6-methoxyphenyl hydroxylase — protein MQQSDSAAEQSLTHDIVIIGGGLVGASLGCALAPLIERYGWRVAIIESAPLPARPLETQWQPSFDARASAIAEGSAQRFQQLGVWEAMRSEATPIRRIHISERGRLGATRLSADELGIDALGHVIPNAWMGRVLHQHLTQLPLEWHCPATVEQLTPVAGGHHLQLSDGSQLTAGLTVLADGGRSGLKEQLGIGSRRESYEQTALIAHVGVSQPHQGFAYERFTPLGPMALLPLPGQAMELIWTHPSGSEQARLALSEREFLLQLQRAFGDRVGRFTRVGARHVYPLSLVTADEPVRPGLAVLGNAAHALHPVAGQGFNLALRGVMDLVDALEQGALDQRSLGDITTLLAFEQQRSQDRANVIRFSDGLVRLFGLSFPLLPHARAAGLIGLNLIGPLRRSLARRAMGLER, from the coding sequence ATGCAGCAGTCTGATTCAGCGGCTGAGCAATCATTAACCCATGACATTGTGATCATCGGGGGAGGGTTGGTCGGTGCAAGCTTAGGCTGCGCCCTGGCACCGTTGATAGAGCGCTACGGCTGGCGGGTGGCGATTATCGAATCTGCTCCGCTACCGGCTAGGCCACTGGAAACGCAGTGGCAGCCCAGCTTTGATGCTCGCGCCAGTGCTATTGCGGAAGGGTCTGCGCAGCGCTTTCAGCAGCTGGGTGTTTGGGAGGCGATGCGCAGTGAAGCGACGCCTATCCGGCGTATTCATATCAGTGAGCGTGGACGCTTGGGGGCGACACGGCTGAGTGCTGACGAGCTGGGCATCGACGCGCTTGGCCATGTGATACCCAATGCGTGGATGGGGCGCGTGCTTCATCAGCATCTTACTCAGCTGCCGTTAGAGTGGCACTGCCCCGCCACGGTTGAGCAGCTTACGCCCGTGGCGGGCGGACATCATTTGCAGCTTTCCGATGGCAGTCAATTAACGGCAGGGCTAACGGTGCTCGCTGACGGCGGCCGCTCGGGGCTTAAAGAGCAGCTGGGCATCGGCAGTCGTCGCGAATCGTATGAGCAAACCGCCTTGATTGCGCATGTGGGCGTTAGCCAGCCCCATCAAGGCTTTGCCTACGAGCGTTTTACACCGCTGGGGCCTATGGCATTGCTACCGCTTCCCGGGCAGGCGATGGAGCTAATCTGGACGCATCCCAGCGGCAGCGAGCAAGCAAGGCTGGCGCTGTCTGAGCGTGAATTCCTGCTGCAATTGCAGCGTGCTTTTGGTGATCGGGTGGGGCGCTTTACCCGAGTAGGGGCGCGTCACGTCTATCCTCTGTCACTAGTGACGGCTGATGAGCCGGTTCGCCCGGGGCTTGCCGTATTAGGTAATGCGGCTCACGCGCTGCATCCGGTAGCCGGTCAAGGGTTTAATTTGGCGCTGCGCGGAGTAATGGATTTAGTCGATGCGCTAGAACAAGGCGCGCTTGATCAGCGATCGCTGGGCGACATAACGACCTTGCTAGCCTTCGAGCAGCAGCGTTCTCAAGATCGCGCCAATGTGATCCGGTTTAGTGATGGCTTAGTGAGGCTGTTTGGGCTTTCGTTTCCGCTACTGCCCCACGCTCGCGCTGCGGGATTAATTGGCTTGAACCTCATCGGCCCGCTGCGTCGTAGTCTCGCAAGGCGTGCAATGGGATTAGAGCGCTAG
- a CDS encoding UbiH/UbiF/VisC/COQ6 family ubiquinone biosynthesis hydroxylase — protein MHTNTAWQMNMAPEAPPVERFEAVIVGGGMVGTALCALLAQAGMRVALVEAQPTPLSLQQATNALPAPRVSALTPVSQRLLTHLGAWPAMQQTRVTPYRGMQVWDAEGSGEIAFSADEAGVLVLGHIVENAVTLAALNSQVIEHPNVATFFGVSIQALQRANQNAETQASGGDWLVLGDGRQLHAPLIVAADGAHSSLREMAGIEVVSDAMQQDAVVTTVQCAKPHGGKARQAFIDGRPLAFLPLTVADDDRYCSIVWSTTPEHAAELCDSSLSALGDALAQALGHRLGRVTVCDKAHRFPLVQRHARQYVQEHFALVGDAAHSIHPLAGQGVNLGLMDAAVLAEEVVHAWQRGAPWGALSTLRRYERRRRFDNAAMLALMKGFKVLFGSHNPMLTLARNLGMSGMNQQVPLKRILMRQATGERGRLPLTCR, from the coding sequence ATGCACACGAACACTGCATGGCAGATGAATATGGCACCAGAAGCACCGCCGGTTGAGCGGTTTGAGGCCGTTATCGTCGGTGGCGGCATGGTCGGCACCGCGCTTTGCGCGCTGCTGGCTCAAGCGGGCATGCGGGTAGCGCTTGTTGAAGCACAGCCCACGCCCCTGAGTCTTCAACAGGCAACTAACGCACTGCCCGCGCCGCGGGTCAGCGCATTAACGCCGGTTTCACAGCGATTGTTGACGCACTTGGGGGCTTGGCCCGCGATGCAGCAAACCCGAGTAACGCCTTATCGCGGTATGCAGGTATGGGACGCTGAGGGTAGCGGTGAAATTGCGTTTTCTGCCGATGAAGCGGGCGTTCTGGTGTTGGGGCATATTGTTGAAAATGCCGTCACGCTAGCCGCGCTTAATAGTCAGGTGATTGAGCATCCCAACGTTGCGACATTTTTTGGTGTCAGTATTCAGGCCTTACAGCGCGCTAATCAGAATGCCGAGACGCAGGCCTCTGGTGGGGATTGGCTGGTGCTGGGTGACGGGCGCCAGCTGCACGCCCCTCTGATCGTGGCGGCCGATGGCGCGCATTCGTCGCTCCGCGAAATGGCCGGCATTGAAGTGGTCAGCGATGCTATGCAGCAAGACGCGGTAGTGACCACCGTGCAGTGTGCTAAGCCGCATGGCGGTAAGGCTCGGCAAGCGTTTATCGATGGCCGTCCGCTAGCGTTTCTGCCCTTAACGGTGGCGGACGACGATCGCTACTGCTCAATTGTATGGTCGACAACCCCAGAGCATGCTGCTGAGCTGTGTGACAGCTCTCTCTCAGCGCTGGGCGATGCGCTGGCGCAAGCGTTAGGCCACCGGCTAGGCCGCGTAACGGTCTGCGATAAGGCGCATCGTTTCCCGCTTGTGCAGCGCCATGCCCGTCAGTATGTTCAAGAGCATTTTGCGCTGGTCGGTGACGCTGCCCACAGTATTCATCCGTTGGCAGGTCAAGGCGTCAATTTGGGGCTCATGGATGCAGCGGTACTGGCTGAAGAGGTTGTACACGCCTGGCAGCGCGGCGCACCTTGGGGAGCGTTAAGCACGCTAAGACGCTATGAGCGCCGGCGGCGCTTTGATAACGCGGCCATGCTGGCGTTGATGAAGGGGTTTAAAGTGCTGTTTGGCAGCCACAACCCTATGTTGACGCTGGCACGCAACCTGGGCATGAGCGGTATGAACCAGCAAGTGCCTTTGAAGCGGATATTAATGCGGCAGGCGACCGGAGAGCGGGGCCGCCTGCCGCTGACGTGCCGTTAG
- a CDS encoding S41 family peptidase encodes MTLSVTGVSAPAKRFLATLLPIALLSVPLPLFAQSSASGANQNAGDTLPLEEIQTFAEVFERIKRAYVEEVDDRTLLRNAMRGMLSELDPHSAYLDEEEYRSLRESTQGEFGGIGIEVGMEDGQLIVITPIDETPASRAGLLSRDIIVAIDGTPTANLSLQEAVTLMRGEPESELRMSILRSGEDTPREFILKREIIRSESVKHELLESGYGYLRISQFQSRTAEQASDALALMAREQPLEGLVLDLRNNPGGVLQAAVGVADLFLDQGLIVYTEGRLSDTAMSFSASSNTPAGDIPLVVLINGGSASAAEIVAGALQDQRRGIIMGTDSFGKGSVQQIMPLGNGEGLKLTTALYYTPNGRSIQAQGIEPDVDVVRGRLEVAESRIEIREADLDGHLSAQQAPRDRQEMAERLIDDYQLSEALNLLKALNVVDRRR; translated from the coding sequence ATGACGCTATCTGTTACCGGGGTATCAGCCCCCGCCAAGCGTTTCTTGGCCACCCTGCTCCCGATTGCTTTATTGTCGGTTCCGCTACCGTTGTTCGCTCAATCCAGCGCTAGCGGGGCGAACCAAAATGCCGGCGACACGCTGCCATTAGAAGAGATTCAGACCTTCGCCGAAGTGTTCGAGCGTATTAAGCGCGCGTACGTTGAAGAAGTAGATGATCGCACGCTGCTGCGCAACGCCATGCGAGGCATGCTTAGCGAACTGGACCCGCACTCGGCCTATCTGGATGAGGAGGAGTACCGAAGTCTGCGTGAGTCGACCCAGGGCGAGTTTGGTGGCATCGGGATTGAAGTCGGCATGGAAGATGGCCAGCTCATAGTGATTACGCCTATTGATGAAACGCCTGCGTCACGCGCAGGGCTGCTGTCACGCGATATTATCGTCGCCATTGACGGCACGCCCACCGCGAATCTGTCGCTACAGGAAGCGGTGACGCTAATGCGCGGCGAGCCGGAAAGCGAGCTGCGCATGAGCATACTTCGTTCAGGCGAAGACACGCCGCGGGAATTCATCCTAAAACGTGAAATTATTCGCAGCGAAAGCGTTAAACATGAGCTGCTTGAGTCTGGCTATGGCTACCTTCGCATTAGCCAGTTCCAGTCGCGCACCGCTGAACAGGCTAGCGACGCACTGGCACTGATGGCCCGTGAGCAACCGCTAGAAGGGCTGGTGCTCGATTTACGTAATAATCCTGGCGGGGTGCTTCAAGCTGCCGTCGGCGTTGCTGATCTGTTTCTCGACCAAGGACTGATCGTGTATACCGAAGGACGTCTCTCGGATACCGCCATGTCGTTTTCCGCCTCATCCAACACCCCCGCTGGCGATATTCCGCTGGTGGTACTGATCAACGGCGGCAGCGCTTCGGCCGCCGAGATCGTGGCGGGTGCGCTGCAAGACCAGCGGCGCGGGATCATTATGGGAACCGACAGCTTTGGTAAAGGGTCGGTGCAGCAGATTATGCCGCTGGGTAATGGTGAAGGGCTAAAGCTCACCACCGCGCTTTATTACACCCCTAATGGGCGCTCTATTCAGGCCCAAGGCATTGAGCCTGACGTCGACGTTGTCCGCGGACGTTTAGAAGTCGCTGAAAGCCGTATCGAAATTCGTGAGGCCGACCTTGACGGACATCTCAGCGCTCAACAGGCACCGCGTGACCGTCAAGAAATGGCCGAGCGCCTGATTGACGATTACCAGCTCAGCGAAGCGCTTAACCTGTTGAAAGCACTTAACGTGGTTGACCGTCGCCGCTAA
- a CDS encoding murein hydrolase activator EnvC family protein: MQRTRRYSAVAVLLALCYAPAGLAQQDESTARQQLDAIGQEIKSVAERLTSTGQARDSAGRELREVETELAATHQRLDVLQAERRQLNDETTQLLEHRDRLEAERASQYAALGQQLSALYRLGPTPQLKLLLNQGNPAELDRMQAYMNRLTEARNRRLNDIARLDTALADTQNALSERQARLDLLAEELEDQSALLAQRTTERRGVVSNLDDRYGSEEERLADLNQSREEAESVLRNIQAEMAKLAEPTPTTHIVSTRGDLPWPVQGSISSDFHYRDGVHYNGIVIQASAGTPVTAVHSGRVVFADWMRGFGNLLIIDHGDQIMTLHAHLQQFSARPGQQVNRGDEIGRVGDSGGQSRAALYFEVRRGGEPINPQRWIARR, encoded by the coding sequence ATGCAGCGCACACGGCGATACTCGGCAGTCGCTGTCCTCCTGGCGCTATGCTATGCGCCAGCCGGATTGGCCCAGCAGGATGAAAGCACGGCGCGCCAGCAGCTGGACGCGATTGGTCAAGAAATTAAATCGGTTGCCGAGCGCCTTACGTCCACTGGCCAGGCACGCGATAGCGCCGGGCGTGAGCTGCGTGAAGTCGAAACAGAGCTTGCCGCAACGCATCAACGCTTAGACGTACTGCAAGCCGAGCGGCGTCAGCTTAATGACGAAACGACCCAGCTGCTTGAGCATCGTGACCGGCTGGAAGCTGAGCGCGCCAGCCAGTATGCCGCGCTTGGCCAGCAGCTCTCTGCGCTTTACCGGCTGGGCCCAACGCCCCAGCTCAAGCTGCTGCTTAATCAAGGCAATCCTGCTGAGCTTGACCGTATGCAGGCGTATATGAATCGCCTAACCGAGGCACGTAATCGCCGTTTAAACGACATAGCGCGTCTCGATACGGCCTTGGCTGATACTCAAAACGCGTTAAGTGAACGCCAAGCCCGCCTTGATTTGCTCGCCGAGGAGCTAGAGGATCAAAGCGCGCTACTGGCCCAGCGCACCACCGAGCGCCGCGGCGTTGTTTCAAACTTGGATGACCGCTACGGCAGCGAAGAGGAGCGTCTGGCCGACCTCAATCAGAGCCGTGAAGAAGCTGAAAGCGTTCTGCGCAATATCCAGGCCGAGATGGCAAAGCTTGCTGAACCAACGCCAACTACGCATATTGTCAGTACTCGGGGCGACTTGCCTTGGCCAGTACAAGGCTCCATCAGCAGTGATTTTCACTATCGCGACGGCGTGCACTATAACGGTATTGTGATTCAAGCCAGCGCAGGCACGCCGGTGACGGCCGTTCACTCTGGCCGCGTAGTCTTTGCTGACTGGATGCGGGGGTTTGGTAACCTGCTGATTATCGATCACGGCGACCAGATCATGACGCTACACGCACACTTGCAGCAGTTCAGCGCAAGGCCAGGGCAGCAAGTCAACCGAGGGGATGAAATTGGCCGTGTTGGCGATAGCGGCGGCCAGAGTCGTGCGGCGCTTTACTTCGAGGTTCGCCGCGGCGGCGAACCAATTAACCCACAGCGTTGGATTGCACGCCGCTGA
- the gpmI gene encoding 2,3-bisphosphoglycerate-independent phosphoglycerate mutase, which yields MDTSRTPRPVALIILDGYGHNPDSAHNAVASAATPVMDTLWENRPHAFVHTDGLHVGLPDGQMGNSEVGHMNIGAGRIVYQNFTRISKAIEDGDLDSNEKLTQPIDEAVANNRPVHLIGLLSPGGVHSHEGHFIALAELAARRGAQRIFIHAFLDGRDMPPQSALLSIERANARLAELVGADNGFVASIIGRFFAMDRDNRWERVEQAYRLLTDGHAEHYASSAETALRDAYQRGETDEFVSASSIPLKDGSKDNAVTLQDGDAAIFLNFRADRARELTRAFAEPAFNGFERRACPKLAGKGLVMMTQYAADIPAPAAFPPSDLSDTLGEVVASRGLTQLRIAETEKYPHVTFFFSGGREDAFDGETRILLPSPQDVRTYDEKPEMSAYEITDKLVEAIDGGSFDLIICNYANGDMVGHTGDFNAAVKAIETVDICVGRVVDAIERAGGACLITADHGNAEQMVHPGTGAPQTAHTTFVVPLIYVGKRAASLEEGRLCDLAPTLLTMMNQPQPKAMTGKPLIHFQSDPQQ from the coding sequence ATGGACACTTCTCGCACCCCGCGCCCGGTGGCGCTAATTATTCTTGATGGCTACGGCCACAACCCCGACAGCGCCCACAATGCGGTGGCGTCTGCCGCTACCCCGGTGATGGATACGCTGTGGGAAAATCGCCCCCACGCCTTCGTTCATACCGACGGTCTTCACGTAGGTTTACCCGACGGCCAAATGGGGAACTCTGAAGTCGGGCACATGAATATTGGTGCTGGGCGGATTGTTTATCAGAACTTCACTCGCATCAGCAAAGCGATTGAAGACGGCGACCTAGATTCAAACGAAAAACTCACGCAGCCGATTGATGAAGCCGTCGCGAATAATCGCCCGGTACACTTAATCGGGCTGCTGTCTCCGGGCGGCGTGCATAGCCATGAAGGCCACTTTATCGCCCTGGCCGAGCTCGCTGCTCGGCGCGGTGCTCAGCGTATTTTTATCCACGCCTTTCTCGATGGCCGTGATATGCCACCGCAAAGCGCCCTGCTCTCCATTGAGCGAGCCAATGCCCGTCTAGCCGAGCTGGTGGGCGCTGACAACGGCTTCGTCGCTTCGATTATTGGCCGTTTCTTCGCCATGGATCGTGACAATCGCTGGGAACGCGTTGAGCAAGCTTATCGCTTGCTAACAGATGGGCACGCCGAGCATTACGCTTCCAGCGCCGAAACGGCGCTACGCGATGCCTATCAGCGCGGCGAAACGGATGAATTTGTATCCGCCAGCAGCATACCGCTCAAAGACGGCTCCAAAGATAATGCAGTTACTCTGCAGGATGGCGATGCGGCAATTTTTCTTAACTTTCGCGCCGACCGCGCGCGCGAATTAACCCGCGCCTTTGCCGAGCCCGCTTTCAACGGCTTTGAGCGTCGGGCTTGCCCTAAGCTTGCCGGTAAAGGGCTGGTTATGATGACTCAATACGCGGCGGATATTCCTGCGCCCGCAGCGTTCCCGCCCTCTGATCTCAGCGATACCTTAGGTGAGGTGGTGGCCTCACGCGGCTTAACGCAGCTGCGTATTGCCGAAACCGAAAAGTATCCGCATGTCACCTTCTTCTTTTCCGGTGGCCGCGAAGATGCGTTTGATGGTGAGACACGGATCTTACTGCCCTCCCCGCAGGACGTGCGCACCTACGACGAAAAGCCCGAAATGAGTGCCTATGAGATTACCGACAAGCTCGTAGAGGCCATTGATGGCGGCAGTTTTGATCTGATTATCTGCAACTATGCCAATGGCGATATGGTCGGCCACACCGGCGACTTTAATGCCGCGGTAAAAGCCATCGAAACGGTCGACATATGCGTCGGGCGCGTGGTTGACGCTATCGAGCGCGCGGGCGGCGCCTGCTTAATTACCGCCGATCACGGCAATGCCGAGCAGATGGTGCACCCGGGAACAGGCGCGCCGCAAACCGCGCATACCACTTTTGTGGTGCCGCTGATCTACGTCGGTAAGCGGGCGGCCTCACTAGAAGAAGGCCGGCTCTGCGACCTGGCGCCGACGCTGCTAACGATGATGAATCAACCTCAGCCCAAAGCGATGACCGGCAAACCACTGATTCACTTTCAGTCTGATCCTCAGCAATAA
- a CDS encoding rhodanese-like domain-containing protein has protein sequence MIDQVFEFVQNHPLLVGAFLLVLIAWLVYETRSASTNALTSTQATQLINREDAVVLDIRENKDFKAGHIAGARNIPQSNLDSRMNELEKVKAQPIIVVCKHGQSSSAAQAKLAKAGFERAFKLKGGMAQWQGDGLPVVKK, from the coding sequence ATGATCGATCAAGTGTTCGAATTCGTACAGAACCACCCCCTGCTCGTTGGGGCATTTTTGCTGGTACTGATAGCGTGGCTTGTCTACGAAACGCGCAGTGCTTCCACCAATGCGTTGACCTCAACCCAGGCCACTCAGCTCATTAACCGTGAAGACGCGGTGGTGCTGGACATCCGTGAAAACAAAGACTTCAAAGCCGGGCATATCGCGGGGGCGCGCAACATTCCGCAAAGCAACCTCGATAGCCGCATGAACGAACTGGAAAAAGTCAAAGCCCAGCCGATCATTGTGGTGTGCAAGCACGGCCAGAGTTCGAGTGCCGCGCAGGCCAAGCTTGCGAAAGCAGGCTTCGAGCGAGCCTTTAAGTTGAAGGGTGGCATGGCGCAGTGGCAAGGCGATGGCCTTCCAGTGGTTAAAAAGTAA
- the secB gene encoding protein-export chaperone SecB translates to MAEDNNTPQAGAAADEKPQLKFSLQRIYVKDISFEAPNSPSVFKQSFKPKVNLDLNTTSTKIADDQYEVVVKVTAQVNDSETGTTSFLAEVEQAGLFRISGIEGAQLEQTLGAFCPNLLFPYARECVDNLVNRGGFPPLMLAPVNFEAMYAQRKQREAKQAAENTH, encoded by the coding sequence ATGGCGGAAGATAACAACACCCCGCAGGCTGGTGCCGCAGCAGATGAAAAACCGCAGCTTAAGTTTTCGCTGCAGCGCATTTATGTAAAAGATATTTCGTTTGAAGCGCCCAACTCTCCTTCGGTGTTTAAGCAGTCGTTCAAGCCGAAGGTCAATCTGGACCTTAATACCACCAGTACTAAAATTGCCGATGATCAGTACGAAGTGGTCGTCAAAGTGACTGCCCAGGTCAACGACAGCGAAACCGGCACTACGTCCTTCTTGGCGGAAGTCGAGCAGGCAGGTCTGTTTCGTATTTCGGGTATTGAAGGCGCGCAGCTGGAGCAAACGCTGGGTGCTTTCTGCCCGAATCTGCTGTTTCCTTACGCCCGCGAATGCGTAGATAACCTGGTCAACCGTGGTGGCTTCCCGCCGCTGATGTTGGCACCGGTTAACTTCGAAGCAATGTACGCCCAGCGTAAACAGCGTGAAGCTAAGCAAGCCGCAGAGAATACTCACTAA
- a CDS encoding 16S rRNA (uracil(1498)-N(3))-methyltransferase, giving the protein MSAADWYAQHGKMPRLYVPAALVAGSDVELPEGPARHVTRVLRMTEGAPLVLFDGHGQEAGVRLAAVSRKQTLAHVEAVWSGSAESPLTVHLGQAISKGDRMDYAIQKAVELGVAAITPLYTERGDVRLKGDREDKKQAHWQAIAASACEQSGRAVVPCVHAPMALSAWLEERQEPLRLMLHLATGNAFDRHVRPASVALLIGPEGGLSDSDIAAAQAASFTPLTLGPRVLRTETAPVVALSLLQHYFGDL; this is encoded by the coding sequence ATGTCCGCCGCGGACTGGTATGCCCAGCATGGCAAAATGCCACGTCTCTATGTGCCTGCTGCGTTGGTAGCAGGTAGCGACGTTGAATTGCCTGAAGGGCCAGCGCGCCATGTCACCCGAGTATTGCGCATGACGGAAGGCGCGCCTCTGGTGCTGTTTGACGGCCACGGACAGGAGGCTGGCGTACGGCTGGCGGCGGTGAGTCGTAAGCAGACGCTGGCGCATGTTGAGGCCGTGTGGTCGGGCAGCGCCGAGTCGCCGTTAACGGTGCATTTAGGCCAAGCGATCTCCAAAGGCGATCGAATGGACTATGCCATCCAAAAGGCCGTTGAGCTGGGCGTGGCGGCCATCACGCCGCTCTACACAGAGCGTGGTGATGTGCGTTTGAAAGGCGATCGTGAAGATAAAAAGCAGGCACACTGGCAGGCGATTGCTGCCAGTGCCTGTGAGCAGAGTGGGCGTGCCGTGGTGCCTTGCGTACATGCCCCTATGGCGCTGTCGGCATGGCTGGAAGAGCGCCAGGAGCCGCTGCGCTTGATGCTGCACCTGGCCACCGGCAATGCCTTTGATCGGCATGTCCGCCCCGCGTCAGTTGCACTGCTTATTGGCCCGGAAGGCGGTTTGAGTGACAGCGACATCGCCGCCGCACAGGCCGCCTCCTTTACGCCACTCACCCTTGGTCCGCGCGTTTTACGCACGGAAACCGCGCCGGTCGTGGCGCTTTCTCTTCTCCAGCACTACTTTGGAGATTTGTAA
- a CDS encoding CvfB family protein: protein MVRESHSSPRSASDASAQLGEVAYLTVTAVNNVGAFLQWGQPKDVLLPFSEQHFRPDPGKRVLVMLYSDDQGRPVATMKLDRFLIDDAWALEKGDEVAVVVAERTDLGMKVIVNHRYWGLIYQDDVTQPLRRGQSVKGYVKQRREDGRLNISLLPPGAARLDIVGDKIIQALRESGGYLALGDKSAAHEIKARLGVSKSAFKQAIGRLYKQQLITLEPDAIRLVSGALSE, encoded by the coding sequence ATGGTCCGCGAGTCACACTCCTCTCCTCGATCCGCTAGCGATGCATCCGCCCAGTTGGGTGAGGTGGCGTACCTAACGGTGACGGCCGTTAATAACGTCGGTGCATTTTTACAGTGGGGGCAGCCTAAGGATGTGTTGCTACCGTTTAGCGAGCAACATTTTCGCCCTGACCCCGGTAAGCGTGTTCTGGTCATGCTGTATAGCGATGACCAGGGGCGCCCGGTGGCGACCATGAAGCTTGATCGTTTTTTGATCGATGACGCTTGGGCGCTAGAAAAAGGTGATGAAGTGGCCGTGGTGGTGGCCGAGCGCACCGATCTGGGTATGAAAGTGATTGTGAACCACCGCTACTGGGGGCTCATTTATCAGGATGACGTTACCCAGCCGCTGCGCCGAGGCCAATCCGTTAAAGGCTATGTTAAGCAGCGTCGGGAAGATGGCCGCTTGAATATCTCGCTGCTGCCGCCAGGTGCTGCACGCTTAGATATCGTCGGCGATAAAATTATTCAGGCACTGCGTGAGAGCGGCGGCTATTTGGCGTTGGGCGATAAAAGCGCGGCGCATGAAATTAAAGCCCGCCTGGGCGTCAGCAAAAGCGCTTTTAAACAAGCGATTGGGCGTCTCTATAAGCAGCAGCTGATTACCTTAGAGCCGGATGCTATTCGCTTAGTATCCGGCGCACTCAGCGAGTAG
- the gshB gene encoding glutathione synthase, giving the protein MSHSNLHLGVVMDPISDIAYKKDTTIAMLWAAQERGYTLHYMEQEDLFLNAGQAYARMRPLTAHRNPDHWYDLGEPSARPLVELDVVLMRKDPPVDADFTNAVHLLGFAERDGVLVVNPTAALLQCNEKLFAQQFPQCCAPTIVASRDDVLRAFHAEHGDVIFKPLDGMGGTGIFHIGPEGRNIGAVIEQLSLRGQRQIMAQRYLPEIKDGDTRILLVDGEPVPYGLARIPSAGETRGNLAAGGRGVSRELTERDHWLIQQVQPMIREKGLMFVGLDVIGDYITEINVTSPTCVREIDDQRGTNIAALLLDAIERRLA; this is encoded by the coding sequence ATGAGCCACTCAAATTTGCATCTCGGCGTTGTGATGGATCCCATCAGCGACATCGCTTACAAGAAAGATACGACCATTGCCATGCTGTGGGCCGCCCAAGAGCGTGGCTACACCTTGCACTATATGGAGCAGGAGGATCTTTTCTTAAACGCGGGGCAAGCCTACGCACGCATGCGGCCTTTGACCGCGCACCGTAATCCCGACCACTGGTACGACCTAGGTGAGCCTTCTGCTCGCCCTTTGGTCGAGCTGGATGTGGTGCTGATGCGTAAGGACCCGCCGGTGGATGCCGATTTTACCAATGCGGTACACCTGCTGGGCTTTGCTGAGCGCGACGGCGTGCTGGTAGTGAATCCCACCGCGGCGCTCTTGCAGTGTAACGAAAAACTGTTTGCTCAGCAGTTCCCTCAGTGCTGCGCGCCGACCATCGTGGCCAGCCGTGATGATGTGCTGCGCGCCTTTCACGCTGAGCATGGCGATGTGATCTTCAAACCACTTGATGGTATGGGTGGCACAGGCATTTTTCATATTGGCCCAGAAGGTCGCAATATTGGTGCCGTGATTGAGCAGCTTTCCTTGCGGGGCCAGCGCCAAATTATGGCGCAGCGCTATCTGCCTGAAATTAAAGACGGTGATACGCGCATTTTGCTCGTTGATGGTGAGCCGGTTCCCTATGGGTTGGCGCGCATTCCCTCGGCGGGCGAAACCCGCGGCAATTTAGCTGCCGGCGGGCGCGGCGTTAGCCGTGAGCTAACCGAGCGCGACCACTGGCTGATCCAGCAGGTACAGCCGATGATCCGAGAGAAGGGATTAATGTTCGTTGGGCTAGATGTGATTGGTGATTATATTACGGAAATCAACGTCACTAGCCCCACCTGCGTGCGTGAAATCGACGATCAGCGCGGCACGAATATTGCCGCTTTGCTGCTGGATGCCATCGAGCGCCGCTTAGCCTAA
- a CDS encoding YqgE/AlgH family protein has translation MQSLKHHFLMAMPHLEDPNFAGSLIYLCDHDDNGCMGVITNRPLEITLEALFDQLELGGETSPHRNAPVYYGGPMHKDRGFILHVGDSQQWDSSVQVEDGIALTTSLDILQAFADGAGPEQFLICLGCAGWDVGQLEDELKENSWLTVEGQHHVLFNTPPVERLTAAAGLLGVDLNLMTRDAGHA, from the coding sequence ATGCAAAGTTTGAAACATCATTTTCTCATGGCCATGCCGCACCTCGAAGATCCTAATTTTGCCGGTAGCCTTATCTATCTTTGCGATCACGATGACAACGGCTGTATGGGGGTGATTACTAACCGCCCGTTAGAGATCACGCTGGAAGCCTTATTTGATCAGTTAGAGCTGGGTGGTGAAACAAGCCCACACCGCAATGCGCCGGTCTATTACGGCGGACCAATGCATAAAGACCGCGGTTTTATTCTGCACGTTGGCGATAGCCAGCAGTGGGATTCTAGTGTTCAGGTGGAAGATGGCATCGCCCTCACCACGTCGCTGGATATTCTGCAGGCTTTCGCCGATGGCGCTGGTCCTGAGCAGTTTTTAATCTGCCTAGGCTGTGCGGGCTGGGACGTTGGGCAGCTTGAGGATGAGCTCAAAGAAAATTCCTGGCTGACCGTAGAAGGCCAGCACCACGTGCTGTTTAACACACCGCCTGTCGAGCGATTGACGGCGGCGGCTGGCTTATTAGGCGTAGACCTTAATCTGATGACTCGAGATGCGGGGCACGCGTAA